In a genomic window of Paraburkholderia acidiphila:
- a CDS encoding ABC transporter substrate-binding protein has translation MNRRQMIAQCVGIGASLMTMRSTMALPVSRPPASVVFLNPGESVEHDTGQHWQLVSRFMAATAGRFGMQLEVLYAQRDHLLMLRQTESVAARSAAPDYVVIVNEKMAAPQMLQTLARSPARVLLIHNDLTEAQRAQTGNERGRIANWIGTVTADAERGSFRLMDYLSRLNGSGPARVIGITGDPATPVSAQRATGVQAALARRPQDRIDQLVYGDWSFSDGRDKARVLLSRYPDANILWAANDSMTLGALSAVQERHCSTIVGGLGALPEAVHSVVRGDLAAIVAGDQFIGACAMVLLHDYHYGADFAQVGGPRQRLDYLKVLSGSDARRYAEMAFQGRTPLDFSGFSRLQRRRAGAYAFDLDALLNSASKAA, from the coding sequence ATGAACAGAAGACAGATGATCGCGCAATGCGTCGGCATAGGCGCGAGCCTCATGACGATGCGCTCGACCATGGCGTTGCCAGTCAGCCGCCCGCCAGCCAGCGTCGTGTTTCTGAATCCTGGCGAAAGCGTGGAACACGATACGGGCCAGCACTGGCAACTCGTGTCGCGCTTCATGGCCGCGACGGCAGGACGTTTCGGCATGCAGCTGGAAGTGCTTTACGCTCAGCGCGATCATTTGCTGATGCTGCGCCAGACCGAATCGGTGGCCGCGCGTTCGGCCGCGCCCGATTATGTGGTGATCGTCAACGAAAAGATGGCCGCGCCCCAGATGCTGCAAACGCTCGCGCGCTCGCCTGCCAGGGTTCTGCTGATCCACAACGATCTGACCGAGGCCCAGCGCGCGCAAACGGGCAACGAGCGCGGCCGGATCGCCAACTGGATCGGCACGGTCACCGCCGATGCCGAGCGCGGAAGCTTTCGGCTCATGGACTACCTGAGCCGTTTGAACGGCAGCGGGCCCGCGCGCGTGATCGGCATCACGGGCGACCCCGCCACGCCTGTTTCTGCGCAGCGCGCCACGGGGGTGCAAGCCGCGCTCGCGCGCCGGCCGCAAGACCGTATCGATCAGCTTGTTTATGGCGACTGGAGTTTTTCCGACGGGCGCGACAAAGCGCGCGTGCTGCTCTCGCGCTATCCGGATGCCAATATCCTCTGGGCTGCTAACGACTCGATGACGCTTGGCGCATTGAGCGCGGTGCAGGAGCGGCATTGTTCGACCATCGTTGGCGGCCTGGGCGCGCTGCCCGAAGCCGTGCATTCGGTCGTTCGCGGCGATCTGGCCGCGATCGTGGCAGGCGACCAGTTCATCGGCGCCTGCGCGATGGTCCTCCTTCACGACTACCATTACGGCGCGGACTTTGCGCAAGTCGGCGGACCGCGTCAGCGGCTCGATTATCTGAAAGTGCTCAGCGGCAGCGACGCACGGCGTTACGCCGAGATGGCGTTTCAAGGCCGTACGCCCCTCGACTTCAGCGGATTCTCACGCCTCCAAAGACGGCGCGCAGGCGCCTACGCGTTCGATCTTGACGCCCTGCTCAACTCCGCTTCAAAGGCCGCGTGA
- a CDS encoding beta-glucosidase family protein, producing MRNTKHMAIAVAGALCAGSAAYADQAATSNTWGSSPFSMVAQLFSQASGAAQPPAQWKEKGDIADRRAAVLVSQLTLDEKIQLVHGTGIPTVGLGGPFPSWVQGAGYIPGVSRLGIPPLATADSAGGVNVQNAHTTAFPAPIGLASSWNVALAGAYGMRIARELRVLGYAEGLGGGVNLAREPRDGRTFEYMGEDPVLTGTMSAARTMGTQSQDVIATVKHYAMNDQETNRMTSNSVVDERTMRETELLAFEIAVREGHPGNVMCSYNLVNGVYACQNPQLLTTILKNEWGFKGKVQSDWTANHSTVASAMAGLDEEQPGDLGAAGAGFGIQSYFSSALKAAVQAGSVPVARLNDMVFRKLRTMIALGIMDNPPTPGGAVDQTAGNRDALAVAHESIVLLKNGAAAGSNQPVLPLAANGLHSIVVIGGHADVGVLSGGGSGGVPAADGNAVSGCQSGNPLLSTCATWYKSSPYNAIKAKAPQATVTFFDGTNAAAAASAAASADVAIVFATQWESEGTDLANLSLPDNKADPSNQLYDQNALINAVAAKAKRIIVVLENGSPVTMPWLASVHGVVESWYPGVQGGQAIADILFGDVNPSAKLPVTFPRQEADLPQPTIDPNNLNVVYSEGLLMGYRWYDAKNIDPLFPFGYGLSYTTYSYSGLRTRTDQGGNVIATFTVANTGSRAGAEIAQVYATLPPGLGEPPQRLVGWAKVALRPGQSQQVTVVVPARRLATWNVTTHAWQVHGGSYEIRAASSSRDTNALSARVSVGDMH from the coding sequence GTGAGGAATACGAAACATATGGCGATCGCGGTTGCCGGCGCGCTGTGCGCCGGCTCCGCGGCGTACGCGGATCAAGCCGCCACCAGCAACACATGGGGCTCGAGCCCATTTTCGATGGTGGCGCAGCTTTTTTCCCAGGCTTCAGGTGCGGCACAACCGCCCGCGCAATGGAAAGAAAAGGGCGATATCGCCGACCGGCGCGCGGCGGTGCTGGTGTCCCAACTGACGCTCGACGAGAAGATCCAGCTCGTACACGGCACGGGCATTCCGACTGTCGGTCTGGGCGGCCCGTTTCCCTCGTGGGTGCAGGGCGCCGGTTACATCCCAGGCGTCAGTCGTCTGGGCATTCCCCCATTGGCTACCGCGGACTCGGCGGGCGGCGTGAACGTGCAGAACGCGCATACCACCGCGTTTCCTGCACCGATCGGGCTCGCCTCGAGTTGGAACGTGGCGCTTGCTGGCGCCTACGGCATGCGTATTGCACGCGAGCTTCGCGTGCTCGGCTATGCCGAAGGATTGGGGGGCGGCGTCAATCTTGCACGCGAGCCGCGTGACGGCCGCACGTTCGAGTACATGGGCGAAGATCCTGTCCTGACCGGCACGATGAGCGCCGCCCGCACGATGGGCACGCAGTCGCAGGACGTGATCGCGACCGTGAAGCACTACGCGATGAACGACCAGGAAACGAACCGGATGACGAGCAATTCCGTGGTCGACGAACGGACGATGCGGGAAACGGAGTTGCTCGCATTCGAAATTGCCGTGCGCGAGGGGCATCCCGGCAACGTGATGTGCTCGTACAACCTGGTCAACGGCGTGTACGCCTGCCAGAACCCGCAACTCCTCACGACCATTCTGAAGAACGAGTGGGGGTTCAAGGGCAAGGTTCAGTCGGACTGGACGGCCAACCATAGCACCGTCGCTTCCGCGATGGCGGGGCTCGATGAAGAGCAGCCAGGCGATCTCGGTGCGGCAGGGGCGGGCTTCGGCATTCAGTCTTATTTCAGCAGCGCGTTGAAGGCCGCGGTCCAGGCCGGCAGCGTTCCGGTCGCCCGTCTGAATGACATGGTCTTTCGCAAGCTTCGCACCATGATCGCCCTTGGCATCATGGACAACCCGCCGACACCCGGCGGCGCGGTCGACCAGACGGCCGGCAATCGCGACGCATTGGCCGTGGCCCACGAGTCGATCGTTCTACTGAAGAATGGTGCAGCCGCGGGCAGCAACCAGCCGGTTCTTCCGCTCGCCGCAAATGGCTTGCACTCGATCGTCGTGATTGGCGGGCATGCCGATGTCGGCGTGTTGTCCGGAGGCGGCTCGGGAGGCGTGCCGGCGGCAGACGGCAATGCGGTTTCGGGATGCCAGTCGGGCAATCCGCTGCTTTCAACTTGTGCGACCTGGTATAAGTCCTCGCCGTACAACGCGATCAAGGCCAAGGCTCCGCAGGCAACGGTGACGTTCTTCGACGGCACCAATGCGGCGGCGGCAGCGAGCGCAGCCGCCAGCGCCGACGTGGCGATCGTGTTCGCCACGCAGTGGGAGAGCGAGGGCACGGACCTGGCGAACCTGTCCTTGCCGGACAACAAGGCGGACCCGAGCAACCAGCTCTACGACCAGAACGCGCTGATCAATGCGGTGGCCGCGAAGGCGAAGCGGATCATCGTCGTGCTGGAGAACGGGAGCCCCGTCACGATGCCGTGGCTCGCCAGCGTTCACGGCGTAGTGGAATCATGGTATCCGGGTGTGCAAGGCGGCCAGGCGATCGCGGACATTCTGTTCGGCGACGTGAATCCGTCCGCCAAGCTGCCGGTCACCTTCCCGCGACAGGAAGCCGATCTGCCGCAGCCGACGATCGATCCCAACAATCTGAACGTCGTCTATAGCGAAGGACTCCTGATGGGATACCGCTGGTACGATGCGAAAAACATCGATCCCTTGTTCCCGTTCGGCTACGGCCTCTCCTATACGACCTATTCGTACTCGGGGCTCAGGACGCGTACCGATCAAGGCGGCAACGTGATCGCGACGTTCACCGTTGCCAATACGGGCTCGCGTGCCGGGGCCGAAATTGCCCAGGTGTATGCGACGCTGCCGCCGGGGTTGGGCGAACCGCCGCAGCGCCTCGTGGGCTGGGCGAAGGTCGCGTTGCGCCCTGGGCAGTCGCAACAGGTGACGGTGGTCGTCCCGGCAAGGCGCCTCGCGACATGGAATGTCACGACGCACGCGTGGCAGGTGCATGGCGGAAGCTACGAGATCCGGGCCGCGTCGTCGTCGCGTGACACGAATGCGCTCTCAGCACGCGTGAGCGTTGGGGATATGCACTAA
- a CDS encoding response regulator, whose amino-acid sequence MMTDSQATTTSLCTILVAGATPNETRLIADHLVWEGFQVLAANNGLEVLERASISQPELILLDAQAASVGALATCRSLKSDERTRDIPVVLMLPAGNHRDLADGLRAGAADHVRKPVHIEELMARVRTHVALRSAHQRIVMQQRRLQACETRFRAIVEAGPVAMGITSMPEGHLLYSNARFRELFRLDETACANVNIVDFYVDPRERERLVRCLAAQGSFGDAEVRLRRPDGTQFWAMATARLSNYNGAPAIYVGLHDISGRKCVEDELVRSREQQRALSAYLEGMREDERKRSALEIQDELGQLLTALKMDVSLLRMRLTDDPEAIGRADDMRELVEGTIWMVRNVASHLRPAALNFGLVSALEWLTSQWSRHHGTPCELHVSSGEPALPDIQATALFRIVEAALTNVARHAAAQRVEVTLIAGPHSLDLRVRDDGRGFDVAAAQAKYAYGLLGMAERARLIGGTLRIDSQPCKDPTIGIASGTTISIHVPLENNHDQDTYRR is encoded by the coding sequence ATGATGACTGACTCGCAGGCCACGACAACGAGCCTCTGCACGATCCTGGTCGCAGGCGCTACGCCGAACGAGACCCGCTTGATCGCCGACCACCTCGTATGGGAAGGCTTTCAGGTGCTCGCCGCGAACAACGGCCTCGAGGTGCTGGAGCGCGCGAGCATTTCGCAACCCGAACTGATCCTGCTCGATGCGCAGGCCGCGAGCGTGGGCGCTCTGGCCACCTGCCGCAGCCTGAAATCGGACGAACGCACGCGCGATATTCCGGTGGTGCTCATGTTGCCGGCAGGCAATCATCGAGACCTGGCCGATGGGTTGCGGGCCGGCGCAGCCGACCATGTACGCAAGCCCGTGCACATTGAAGAATTGATGGCCAGAGTCCGCACGCATGTCGCGTTGCGCTCGGCCCACCAGCGCATCGTCATGCAGCAGCGCCGCCTGCAAGCGTGCGAAACGCGCTTTCGCGCAATCGTCGAAGCGGGCCCGGTGGCGATGGGCATCACCTCGATGCCCGAGGGCCATTTGCTCTATTCCAACGCGCGGTTTCGCGAACTGTTTCGCCTCGATGAAACGGCCTGCGCGAATGTCAATATCGTCGACTTCTATGTCGATCCTCGGGAGCGCGAGCGGCTGGTGCGCTGTCTCGCCGCGCAAGGCAGTTTCGGCGACGCGGAGGTGAGGCTGCGCCGTCCGGACGGGACGCAGTTCTGGGCCATGGCCACCGCACGGTTATCGAACTACAACGGCGCGCCCGCCATTTACGTGGGCCTGCATGACATTTCCGGCCGCAAGTGCGTGGAGGACGAACTCGTGCGCTCGCGCGAGCAGCAGCGCGCCCTGTCGGCCTATCTGGAAGGCATGCGCGAAGACGAGCGCAAGCGTAGCGCACTGGAGATACAGGACGAACTGGGCCAGTTGCTGACCGCGCTGAAAATGGATGTCTCGTTGCTGCGGATGCGGCTCACCGACGACCCCGAGGCGATCGGCCGAGCCGACGACATGCGCGAACTCGTCGAAGGTACGATCTGGATGGTGCGCAACGTGGCAAGCCACCTGCGGCCCGCCGCACTCAATTTCGGGCTGGTTTCGGCGCTCGAATGGCTGACCAGTCAGTGGAGCCGGCACCACGGCACCCCTTGCGAACTGCACGTTTCGAGTGGCGAGCCCGCGTTGCCGGACATTCAGGCCACGGCGCTCTTTCGCATCGTGGAGGCGGCATTGACGAACGTCGCGCGCCACGCGGCGGCGCAGCGCGTCGAGGTCACACTCATCGCAGGTCCCCACTCGCTCGACTTGCGTGTTCGCGACGACGGCCGCGGATTCGACGTGGCCGCCGCGCAGGCAAAGTATGCTTACGGTCTGCTTGGCATGGCCGAGCGCGCAAGGCTGATTGGTGGTACGTTGAGAATCGACAGCCAGCCGTGCAAAGATCCCACCATCGGCATCGCGTCGGGCACGACGATTTCGATTCATGTTCCGCTCGAAAACAACCATGATCAGGATACTTATCGCCGATGA
- a CDS encoding response regulator, whose amino-acid sequence MIRILIADDHAIVRGGLKQILATTADMVVTAEAGQGSEVIEKLRTSEVDLLLLDMTMPGISGVDLIRRVRAEEPALPVLVLSIHNEAQVASRALRAGATGYVTKDSDPDVLLAAIRKLAEGGRFIDPKLVDAMVFEKHSGDVPPHEVLSDREFQVLQMLASGKSINDIADACALSAKTISTHKMRLMQKLGLGNNAEVIRYAIRHGLVSE is encoded by the coding sequence ATGATCAGGATACTTATCGCCGATGACCACGCCATCGTGCGTGGCGGACTCAAGCAGATCCTCGCGACGACCGCCGACATGGTCGTGACAGCGGAGGCGGGGCAGGGTTCGGAGGTGATCGAAAAGCTGAGGACCTCCGAAGTCGACCTGTTGCTGCTCGACATGACGATGCCCGGCATCAGCGGCGTCGATCTGATCCGCCGCGTGCGCGCCGAAGAGCCAGCGTTGCCGGTGCTCGTGCTGAGCATCCATAACGAAGCGCAGGTCGCGTCGCGCGCGCTGCGGGCCGGCGCTACGGGCTACGTGACGAAGGATAGCGATCCAGACGTGCTGCTGGCCGCGATTCGCAAGCTCGCGGAGGGCGGGCGCTTTATCGACCCGAAGCTCGTCGACGCCATGGTGTTCGAGAAGCATTCGGGCGACGTGCCCCCGCACGAGGTGCTTTCCGACCGCGAATTCCAGGTGCTGCAAATGCTGGCTTCCGGCAAGAGCATCAACGACATCGCCGATGCGTGTGCGCTCAGCGCCAAGACGATCAGCACGCACAAGATGCGGCTGATGCAAAAGCTCGGGCTGGGCAATAACGCCGAGGTGATCCGCTATGCGATACGGCACGGTCTGGTTAGCGAGTAA
- a CDS encoding bestrophin-like domain produces MTQLVHHPIYLFVLLIVLLCVAAALGALVLQRVFPLGDDARDNYNVIQGATLTLLALLIGFTLSMAVSRYDQRKNYEEEEANAIGTQYLRADLLGEEDAPKVRALLAQYVALRIAYYTTRDTDELETLNNKTSNLQGQLWASVRGPAIARPTPISALVVSGMNDVLNSQGYTQAAWLNRIPLSAWGLMMAIAFFSNLMQGYGSHGSTGRRVLLFALPITVALSLSLIADIDSPRGGLIRVVPVNLISLQQSFGSAP; encoded by the coding sequence ATGACACAGCTGGTTCACCACCCCATCTATTTGTTTGTCCTGCTGATCGTGCTGCTGTGCGTCGCCGCAGCGCTCGGCGCGCTTGTGCTGCAACGTGTCTTTCCGCTCGGGGACGATGCGCGGGACAACTACAACGTGATTCAGGGCGCCACCCTCACCCTGCTCGCGCTGTTGATTGGTTTTACGCTGTCCATGGCCGTGAGCCGGTACGACCAGCGCAAGAACTACGAGGAAGAGGAAGCCAACGCGATCGGCACGCAGTATCTGCGCGCCGACCTGCTCGGCGAAGAGGATGCGCCGAAGGTCAGAGCCCTGCTCGCGCAATACGTCGCGCTGCGCATCGCCTACTACACGACGCGCGACACCGACGAACTCGAAACGCTCAACAACAAAACGTCGAATCTCCAGGGACAATTGTGGGCAAGCGTGCGCGGCCCGGCTATCGCGCGTCCGACGCCAATTTCGGCGCTCGTGGTGTCCGGCATGAACGACGTGCTGAACTCGCAGGGCTATACGCAAGCGGCATGGCTCAACCGCATTCCGCTTTCTGCCTGGGGTTTGATGATGGCGATTGCCTTCTTCAGCAATCTCATGCAGGGGTATGGCTCGCATGGCAGCACGGGCCGCCGTGTTTTGCTGTTCGCACTGCCGATTACCGTCGCGCTTTCGTTGTCGTTGATCGCCGATATCGATAGTCCGCGTGGTGGACTGATTCGCGTTGTGCCAGTGAATCTGATCTCCCTGCAGCAGTCGTTTGGCTCGGCGCCATAA
- a CDS encoding helix-turn-helix transcriptional regulator, with protein sequence MTTDQKTVSNVLAQLSLESAVEHGMSPHDFTRLTGITEAELAHPDGRIPAHKHIAMLNLLEPGYQASERLEIFSSYSFRAPISTLLAIVTNSPTLTKAFDQFLRYRVLIGNVDTVKARRAGQAFEFEYVLDGARRSSSSAFYNFLLLIRLAEQYNDDAPYPTQIELTGDAFAPVSQLSHLCGATVKFRQSRNRMQIRTGVADLPYRKYNEITENILCAQADADIRRFLLGHSFSSRIEDFVTKMIREAHAGLPFSNPMEEVCSRLGISRSTLHRRLQGEGTNFQSILSHARLEEARRLLPLADYSVAAVSDLLGFSSPSAFSRFFLENSGKSPSRYKFENCRF encoded by the coding sequence ATGACGACCGATCAAAAGACCGTTTCAAACGTCCTTGCCCAACTTTCGCTCGAATCCGCAGTTGAACACGGCATGTCGCCGCACGATTTCACGCGCCTCACCGGAATCACGGAGGCCGAACTCGCTCATCCGGACGGCCGCATACCCGCGCACAAGCACATTGCCATGCTCAATCTGCTGGAGCCTGGCTATCAGGCTTCGGAGCGGCTCGAGATTTTTTCCAGTTACTCGTTTCGCGCGCCCATTAGCACGTTATTGGCCATCGTCACGAATAGCCCGACACTTACCAAGGCCTTTGACCAGTTCCTGCGTTACCGGGTCCTGATCGGGAATGTCGATACCGTGAAAGCCAGACGCGCTGGCCAGGCGTTCGAATTCGAGTATGTTCTGGACGGCGCGCGCAGAAGTTCGTCGAGCGCCTTTTATAATTTCTTGCTGCTGATCCGGCTCGCCGAACAGTACAACGACGACGCGCCGTATCCCACCCAGATCGAGCTGACCGGCGACGCATTTGCGCCCGTCTCGCAGCTATCGCACCTTTGCGGCGCGACGGTGAAATTCCGGCAAAGCCGCAACCGTATGCAAATAAGAACGGGGGTGGCGGATCTGCCGTATCGCAAGTACAACGAGATCACGGAGAATATTCTCTGTGCTCAGGCCGATGCCGATATCCGACGCTTTCTTCTCGGCCATTCCTTTTCTTCGAGGATCGAAGATTTCGTGACGAAGATGATTCGCGAAGCGCATGCTGGCCTGCCCTTTTCGAACCCCATGGAGGAAGTCTGCAGCCGGCTTGGCATTTCACGCTCGACCTTGCACCGGCGCTTGCAGGGTGAAGGGACGAACTTCCAGTCGATCCTGTCCCACGCGCGGCTCGAGGAAGCGAGGCGCTTGCTGCCGCTGGCCGACTATTCGGTTGCCGCGGTGAGCGATCTTCTCGGCTTTTCTTCTCCGTCCGCGTTCTCGCGTTTCTTTCTTGAGAACAGCGGCAAGTCGCCTTCGCGCTACAAGTTCGAAAACTGCAGGTTCTAG